One Sinorhizobium mexicanum genomic region harbors:
- a CDS encoding Tim44 domain-containing protein: protein MQRFGRVLAMVAVGLTVMMTVVDVAEARRAGNGFGSRGSRTFSTAPVTRTAPSTAAPIDRTMTPRQNAAPNSTTNPAAQNPMTNRRPGFFNSFGGSMLGGLMMGGLIGMLLGHGLGGGVGFLGLLLQMGLIFVLVSLAMRFFRGSQRPAYSGAGASARSSAAASSGPPSFRIPTIGEGAGRGANSNGQTATAASASAQSSAAASGETDEIGVTQRDLDRFEAMLKEVQAAYGAEDYAALRRLTTPEAMSYLAEELSENATSGVRNEVRDVHLVQGDVAEAWRENGMDYATVAMRYESIDVMRDRSTGRVVSGDADKLTEAVELWTFLRKPGAEWQVSAIQGVQA, encoded by the coding sequence ATGCAGCGTTTTGGACGAGTTCTGGCAATGGTCGCGGTTGGTCTCACGGTCATGATGACGGTGGTCGACGTGGCCGAGGCACGGCGGGCCGGCAACGGCTTCGGCTCGCGCGGCAGCCGCACCTTTTCCACCGCGCCGGTCACGCGCACGGCGCCGAGCACTGCCGCGCCGATCGATCGGACGATGACGCCGCGGCAGAATGCCGCCCCCAACTCCACGACCAATCCCGCAGCGCAGAACCCGATGACGAACCGGAGGCCGGGCTTTTTCAACAGCTTCGGCGGCTCGATGCTCGGCGGCCTGATGATGGGCGGCCTGATCGGCATGCTGCTTGGCCACGGCCTTGGCGGCGGCGTCGGCTTCCTCGGCCTTCTCCTGCAGATGGGCCTGATCTTCGTTCTCGTTTCGCTGGCGATGCGGTTCTTCCGCGGCAGCCAGCGCCCGGCCTATTCGGGCGCAGGCGCTTCGGCCCGCTCGTCGGCCGCTGCCTCTTCGGGGCCGCCGTCCTTCCGCATTCCGACCATAGGCGAGGGAGCGGGCAGGGGCGCGAACTCGAACGGGCAGACTGCGACCGCGGCTTCCGCCTCCGCGCAATCGTCCGCCGCCGCCTCCGGTGAAACGGACGAAATCGGCGTCACCCAGCGCGACCTCGACCGCTTCGAGGCGATGCTGAAAGAGGTGCAGGCGGCCTACGGTGCCGAGGACTATGCGGCGCTGCGTCGACTGACCACGCCGGAAGCCATGTCCTATCTTGCCGAGGAACTCAGCGAGAACGCGACGAGCGGGGTCAGGAACGAGGTGCGCGACGTCCATCTCGTCCAGGGCGATGTCGCCGAGGCCTGGCGCGAAAACGGCATGGACTACGCAACCGTCGCGATGCGCTACGAGAGCATCGACGTGATGCGCGACCGATCGACCGGCCGCGTCGTCAGCGGCGACGCCGACAAGCTCACCGAGGCGGTCGAGCTCTGGACCTTCCTGCGCAAACCCGGCGCGGAATGGCAGGTCTCCGCCATCCAGGGCGTCCAGGCCTGA
- a CDS encoding DUF2278 family protein, with protein sequence MPLQDGYGLVIGTKLDYFRDDPDDFGRYYHGNLIVGTPQGPYHCAIDVDPKNMPNGIEWRVVALAAGSMSQFSQLSNGWHPLVSNDSSGALDYIRSPVLHPPLGIRFVRYNSCLSRFLDFIRWNPPWNQGLGIDALTELEGVLTNAARCYVFGEPFNVGLGVHNVHQNQGDPVTSPFAVENGIWQDGATIIESTSGTFTAFLNKFKTQSYRTDALGRPA encoded by the coding sequence ATGCCGTTGCAGGATGGCTATGGGCTCGTGATCGGGACGAAGCTCGATTATTTTCGCGACGACCCGGACGATTTCGGGCGTTACTACCACGGCAACCTGATTGTCGGCACGCCGCAGGGGCCTTACCACTGCGCGATCGACGTCGATCCGAAGAACATGCCGAATGGTATCGAGTGGCGCGTGGTTGCGCTTGCCGCCGGTTCGATGAGCCAGTTCAGCCAGCTTTCAAACGGGTGGCATCCGCTCGTCTCGAATGATAGCTCCGGGGCGCTCGACTACATCCGCTCGCCCGTGCTGCACCCGCCGCTCGGCATCCGCTTCGTCCGTTACAACAGTTGTCTTTCCCGCTTTCTCGATTTCATCCGCTGGAACCCGCCGTGGAACCAGGGGCTCGGGATCGATGCGTTGACCGAGCTCGAAGGCGTGCTGACCAATGCCGCGCGCTGCTACGTCTTCGGCGAGCCCTTCAATGTCGGCCTCGGCGTTCACAACGTCCACCAGAACCAGGGCGACCCGGTAACATCACCGTTCGCCGTCGAAAACGGCATCTGGCAGGACGGGGCGACGATCATCGAGAGCACGTCGGGAACGTTCACGGCCTTCCTCAACAAGTTCAAGACGCAGTCCTACCGCACCGATGCGCTTGGCCGGCCGGCTTAA
- a CDS encoding pentapeptide repeat-containing protein, with product MYIAGKTLESSAGLISPTGGGRDRPAAAGRASRLVFAAAAFFLAVTASTFAGAADCKSSAGPETDWQDCNKRLLMLGGSNLEGGNLANTDFTLTDLRGATLRAANLEKATLMRASLAGAVADKANFTRVEAYRGNFSDISAEGASFVSSELQRTDFSRARLTGADFEKAELGRANFHEAVLTGTRFSMANLSRANLSGAVLEGPIDFDRAFLFLTRIEGLDLSAATGLKQEQVDLACGDTATKLPAGLSVPTKWPCPADDD from the coding sequence ATGTACATCGCTGGTAAGACCCTGGAAAGTTCGGCCGGTTTGATTTCGCCGACGGGAGGAGGACGGGACCGTCCGGCGGCCGCGGGGCGCGCATCGCGACTTGTCTTTGCTGCGGCGGCTTTCTTTCTCGCGGTGACGGCCTCGACCTTCGCCGGGGCGGCGGACTGCAAGAGTTCGGCCGGACCGGAAACGGACTGGCAGGACTGCAACAAGCGGCTGCTCATGCTCGGCGGCAGCAACCTGGAAGGCGGCAATCTGGCCAATACCGATTTCACGCTGACTGACCTCAGAGGCGCCACGCTTCGCGCAGCCAATCTCGAAAAGGCGACGCTGATGCGCGCTTCGCTCGCCGGCGCCGTCGCGGACAAGGCGAATTTCACCCGGGTCGAGGCCTATCGCGGTAATTTTTCCGACATTTCCGCCGAGGGTGCCTCCTTCGTAAGCTCCGAATTGCAGCGCACCGACTTCAGCCGCGCACGCCTGACGGGCGCCGATTTCGAGAAGGCCGAGCTCGGACGCGCCAACTTCCATGAGGCCGTGCTGACGGGCACCCGCTTCTCGATGGCCAATCTCTCGCGCGCCAATCTCAGCGGTGCGGTCCTCGAGGGGCCGATCGATTTCGACCGTGCCTTCCTGTTCCTGACGAGGATAGAAGGCCTCGACCTCTCGGCCGCGACCGGGCTCAAGCAGGAGCAGGTTGACCTTGCCTGCGGCGACACGGCAACGAAGCTGCCGGCCGGCCTGTCTGTCCCCACCAAATGGCCGTGCCCGGCCGACGACGACTGA
- a CDS encoding polysaccharide pyruvyl transferase family protein, with protein MRKVKVFSATVGESFGKTIENFGDNLMADILQDLFSVEPVYVEPARAELIGVGSIIDAYYRYSRKKYVFWRKRPWRTLHVWGSGFMDTGTPALWPQRLVFDAVRGELSKARVAPERDIALGDPAILLPLIWPKKAATTSEVVVIPHFVTYQTFLERYGASLPRHWRVLNLLGDPQKICEAISASDLVISSSLHGLIVADAYGVPSIWMEPHGKIKGDGFKFADYFSFRGSALPGPVDFDSLLTAGAVAGHAPAVPSAETIDRLLRSFPFR; from the coding sequence GTGCGCAAAGTGAAAGTCTTCTCCGCCACCGTCGGCGAGAGCTTCGGCAAGACCATCGAGAACTTCGGCGACAACCTGATGGCCGATATTCTCCAGGATCTGTTTTCCGTCGAGCCGGTCTATGTCGAACCCGCACGGGCAGAACTTATCGGTGTCGGCAGCATCATCGACGCCTACTATCGGTACAGCCGCAAGAAATACGTATTCTGGCGCAAGCGCCCCTGGCGAACGCTGCATGTCTGGGGTTCCGGTTTCATGGACACCGGAACGCCGGCCCTATGGCCACAACGCCTCGTCTTTGACGCGGTTCGCGGCGAATTGTCGAAGGCAAGAGTTGCACCCGAACGCGACATTGCGCTCGGCGATCCGGCGATCCTGCTGCCGCTGATCTGGCCCAAGAAGGCTGCGACGACGTCGGAAGTCGTGGTCATCCCCCACTTCGTCACCTACCAGACCTTTCTGGAACGCTACGGAGCGTCCCTGCCCAGGCACTGGAGGGTCCTCAACCTTCTCGGTGACCCGCAGAAGATTTGCGAGGCGATCTCCGCCAGCGACCTGGTGATATCGAGCAGTCTCCACGGCCTCATCGTCGCCGATGCCTATGGGGTGCCCTCGATCTGGATGGAGCCCCACGGCAAGATAAAGGGCGACGGCTTCAAGTTTGCGGATTACTTCAGCTTCCGCGGCTCGGCCCTGCCCGGCCCCGTCGATTTCGATAGCCTGCTAACGGCTGGCGCCGTTGCTGGCCATGCGCCCGCGGTCCCATCCGCCGAGACGATTGATCGCCTGTTGCGGTCCTTTCCGTTTCGTTGA
- a CDS encoding DUF1194 domain-containing protein — protein sequence MTKRRWSLVAALCLLSGPGLAEPVAVDLELVIAVDVSYSMEPEELSIQRAGYVEAFRSPEVITALRGGPLGKIAVTYVEWGGKAVQVMPWTLLYDARTAHEFAETLERQPMQRIGFTSISNTLAVGRTLFQTSPFRASRRVIDVSGDGPNNAGAPAPLARNNTIAQGITIDGLPIMLRSEPDSTSIPDLDAYYRECVIGGPGSFLLKVKHIDEFAAAILAKLVIEISGLKVSRLEEPRLSPVQYGQPYNCFIGEELQERAIGR from the coding sequence ATGACGAAACGCCGATGGTCGCTTGTTGCTGCTCTCTGCCTCCTCAGCGGACCCGGGCTCGCCGAACCTGTTGCCGTCGACCTCGAACTCGTCATTGCGGTCGACGTTTCCTATTCGATGGAGCCGGAGGAGTTGAGCATCCAGCGAGCCGGCTATGTGGAGGCCTTCCGCAGTCCGGAGGTCATCACGGCATTGCGCGGCGGGCCGCTTGGAAAGATTGCCGTCACCTATGTCGAATGGGGCGGCAAGGCGGTTCAGGTGATGCCGTGGACGCTGCTTTACGACGCCCGGACCGCGCACGAATTCGCCGAGACCCTGGAGCGCCAACCGATGCAACGCATCGGCTTCACGTCGATTTCCAACACGCTGGCGGTGGGCCGCACGCTTTTCCAGACGAGTCCCTTTCGGGCGAGCCGCCGCGTCATCGACGTATCGGGCGACGGACCCAACAATGCCGGCGCGCCAGCGCCTCTCGCGCGCAACAACACCATTGCCCAGGGGATCACGATCGACGGCCTTCCGATCATGCTGCGGAGCGAGCCGGACTCAACGTCGATCCCGGATCTCGACGCCTATTACCGCGAGTGCGTCATTGGCGGCCCGGGATCCTTTCTCCTGAAGGTGAAGCACATCGACGAGTTTGCGGCAGCGATTCTCGCCAAGCTGGTCATCGAGATTTCCGGACTGAAGGTGAGCCGGCTGGAGGAGCCGAGGCTGAGTCCCGTCCAGTATGGGCAACCCTATAATTGCTTCATCGGCGAGGAACTGCAGGAGCGCGCGATCGGCCGGTAG